From a region of the Suncus etruscus isolate mSunEtr1 chromosome 11, mSunEtr1.pri.cur, whole genome shotgun sequence genome:
- the LOC126022140 gene encoding olfactory receptor 6C2-like — MRNHTPVTTFILLGLTDDPKLNILIFIFLLISYMLSIVGNLTFIILTFVNSHLQTAMYYFLQNLSFLEISFTSACIPRFMYSIATGDRTISYNSCICQVFFTDLFAIVDFFLLATMSYDRYVAICKPLHYTAIMNHTVCRRLISGCWIITLFLIIPPLGFGLTLEFCDSKIDHFICDTNPLLKIACFDTAFIEKLLLFCSGFILLATLTFVFWSYGSIIHTILGFPSAQQKKKAFSTCSSHIIVVSITYGSCIFIYIKPSAKDEMTVNKGVSVLFTSISPMLNPFIYTLRNKQVKSALNDLLKRLLYLGPSQEYKAKHSPGK; from the coding sequence ATGAGAAATCACACACCAGTAACCACATTCATCCTCCTAGGATTGACAGATGATCCAAAactaaatatacttatttttatatttctacttatCAGTTACATGTTAAGTATTGTTGGAAACTTGACCTTCATCATTCTCACATTTGTGAATTCCCATCTTCAAACTGCCATGTATTATTTTTTGCAAAATTTATCCTTCTTAGAAATCTCATTCACATCAGCCTGTATTCCTAGATTCATGTATAGTATAGCAACAGGCGACAGAACCATATCCTATAACTCATGTATATGTCAAGTATTTTTCACAGATCTGTTTGCAATAGTAGATTTTTTCCTTCTGGCAACAATGTCCTATGATCGTTATGTAGCAATTTGCAAACCACTTCATTACACAGCTATCATGAATCACACAGTCTGCAGAAGGCTCATCTCTGGCTGTTGGATAATTACACTGTTTCTCATAATTCCACCACTTGGCTTTGGCCTGACATTGGAATTCTGTGACTCTAAAATAGACCACTTTATCTGTGATACCAACCCTCTCTTGAAGATAGCATGTTTTGATACAGCATTTATAGAGAAGTTGCTTCTTTTCTGTTCTGGATTTATCCTACTAGCGACTCTCACATTTGTGTTTTGGTCCTATGGAAGTATAATTCATACAATTCTTGGCTTCCCATCTGCTCAACAGAAGAAAAAGGCTTTTTCTACTTGTTCCTCACACATTATTGTGGTTTCCATAACATATGGAAGCTGTATCTTCATCTATATTAAACCTTCTGCAAAAGATGAAATGACCGTTAATAAGGGGGTATCAGTGCTTTTTACTTCTATCTCTCCCATGTTAAAcccatttatttatacattaagGAACAAACAGGTAAAATCAGCTTTGAATGACTTATTAAAAAGGCTACTATACTTGGGCCCATCTCAGGAGTATAAAGCTAAGCACTCTCCTGGCAAGTAG